Within the Hippoglossus stenolepis isolate QCI-W04-F060 chromosome 2, HSTE1.2, whole genome shotgun sequence genome, the region gattagccaaaatgtcctctggACTTAAAACTATTTGTGTGGACAAAGGTTGGACTTATGTGATAAAAGACACAAgttggactgtaaacagtgtacatCGAGCGTAAGAGTCATAACCTAGATATCCCGAGGCTAATTTATCAGACGATAGGTGATGTGGTTCAGGATTGACTCCGTCTTTATCATGAGCCAGTTAGTTAGCTGGTTCCGAGTGACCTCACATACAGACATGCAGTTACACCCACCCACACTCTCATTCTTTCACTTCCTTATTGACACACGCTTAGTCATTAAGGAGCATGAATAAGTGgacttacagacagacactTTTGGCCTAGAGGCAACCTTTGAAAAGCACAATAATCAACTGGGCTCTCCTTCACTTTCACTGTTGGTAGTGGCTCTTGCATGCGGGCTCTCAGTCACAGGGACACATTCCTGTCCCAGGTGATTCTTGTGGCTGACtagcagcagaaaaaaaggtAGGGTGTGTGCAATACTGTGAGAGCAGGAAATAAATGTAGCTTGTGCGGTTTCTTATCTCTATATGTGTTTACATAGCCCAAAGGCTTTGGCATGCCTCTGCCACTCTCCCAGGCAGCGGTGCACGACCTCAGTCATCACTGACAGGTTCCCACATGCTCACATCTGCCCGACACTTTCTACTATTCCCTGAGTCCTAAGACTCTCTTCTCTTGCTTTGTCTTGTTTACCTGATCCGGGCAGAGTTGCACTTCTAAAAGTTGTGGTTGCAATACGTGAAAGTGCTAATTGCAATTATTcccagatacattttttttaatattttttatacgAAAATACATTTGGCAGTTGGAGACAGCTGTATTTCATCCTTGAATCAGGGGTGAGCAGTGTCCCCTCTGGCTCTGCCTCTTCATTTTCATACCATCAAGTTGTGAGATGGCACAACAGATAGTTAGAGTTCCCCCTGTGGCTGGAATGGGAAGTGCACCACACCCATCACAACCCCTGGGCAGGCAATGCCGACGGTGACGtgatgagagagaaacaggttttatctctctgctcgtctctcattcatttcattactgacatttttttcatctgttCATTCCATCATCATAGTTCATTCTTGCCGACCATGCAgacatctttgtgtttgttctaaTCCGTCAAATATTTTCACTTGGGTTTTAAAAGCTGCTGcatgcttgttttgtttctggtCAGGCTTTCATTAGATAGTTGTTACCATCGTTGTCATATGGAAAATATTAAGCAACCtttcagtttttaaactttaatgtgAAGTGCCTGAGCTTTACAATAGGTTCcaaaattcaaatgaaagttGATGACGGTTgcttcactttttatttttatttgtattgctgGAAAAGTTCAACTGCCCAGTGACTGGTGTGtgtatatgcgtgtgtgttaatgtgtattcCTTTCTCATGGCAGAACGGCCGCATACCTTGTAATGCAGACATAGAGAGGCTGACACTGAACGAGGGTTACATCAACGGCACACATCACGTAAGCATCCATTAGAGCCCTTCTCAATGCcacttattttattgttaacatGCTTAACCATAAGGACAACCCATGTGAAACCTCTATTTGCTACATTTCTGAAATATGTGAATATGCATGGGTGTAGTTCAGGATGGAGCCTGGTCAGGTGATGCAGGAGACGTACACAGTGGAGGAGGAACCCCAGGAGTCTCAGCCCGTCGTCTCTGTGACCAGTGAAGATGGAACCACTCGGCGCACAGAAACCACGGTAATAcatagatccaaataaatatattatcaaTAATCCTTAGATGCCAATAGAGTGACATGCTGTCATAAATGGTTACAAATGAGTGTTGTCTTGAATCATGATATAGCTGTTAATATTTATCCTTGTGATTACATTCCAATAACACTATTTCATGGCTATCAATATTCAGCAGTAACTTCTTGTTTTCCGTCTCCTGCTCTTTAAGGTAAAGAAAGTAGTAAAGACCACTACCACTCGCACAGTTATCCCTTCTGTGTCAGACACACTTTCCCTGGATGGTGGGGGATCAGTGACTGGCATGGGGGGCTACACCACTCCCATGGACCGGGTCTACAGGCCGCCACCTAGTGGAGGAATGCCAATGGACTATCCCACTCACACCGTGCCCCGAAACTACCACTACGGACCTCCAGGGGGTTATGACGATTACCGCAGTGGGCCTCCGTCTGAGACCTACGCAAGCCTTAGCAGGGGCGCTCACATGGACGATCGCTACAGGTACCATACTTGTTGAAATGCAATGTATTTAAGACAATAAATACACATTCTGATTGGATAATGTTTTCTGGTCTCGTTCTCAACCTCTGCTTCCTTCTGTTCTCCAGACCGGTTCATCCAGACGGTTACAGAACGCTGGATCCAAGCTACAGAGCCACCAGCAGGAACCAGCTGGACCCCTATGCTGCACAGCCACAGGTATGTTCAGCTTGCCACACTTGCTAAATGTGGGGCTTTGTGTTGTATCTTAAGAATTGAATAGGATGTAATTTGGTAGACACCAGCTTTCCGATTGTCTTACCCTAACTTCTGCCTCTGTGTAGGTTGGGCGTATGGGAAGTGCTATGGAGCTTTCCTCCCTCCCGAGGTTTGTTCCAGAGCCTTACGGTCTGGAGGATGATCAGCGCAGCATGGGTTATGATGAGCCTGACTATGGGATGGGACACCCAATGCACTACAGCACCGTGCCCCGCAACCCGCATGTATTCCCCCATGGCCCCCCACGCCGCGCTGGGTAagtgatatttgtttttgtggtgACTCATCTATGTTAATAGGGATCTAGATGCAGGGGCGCCGCTAAAAATGTTGGAACCTATGAAAGAATATAACCTAAACCACCCACCAGCCTGGAAAACCCCTTTGATAATTCGTAgtttaataacagaaaatgaaaaaaagaatagcCCTAAACACTCttcaactaactaactaataataataacaacaataataatagtgttCTCCGGGCACCCCTGTCTGTGCTGGTCCCTTGGAAATCGCCCTAACCCTTTTCTCAGTTAACAAGTACATCTTCGCTAAATGTTTTGTATATGCATGGCTATTTGTTGGGACTGGTTCATTTAAGGATGAGTAAAATATCTACTTTGTGGAAATCGAGTTGTTGAAATGTGCACAAAAAggttattttaagtttaaatgcAACGTCGATGACAGCCATTACTTAAGTCTGAGAGTACTTTCCAATTCAAGTTAATGGAAAGGCTTTCTGAGACATTGAGTCACGTCAGTCCCGTAAACTCAGACATAAATAGTTAGTCTCTGCGGATTGGTCACATTTTACGAGACTGTCATGGCTCAGCATAGTTAGCGGACTCTAGATATCCTGTTGCAAATCTAGTGATGGTGTTAACAAGACTGAATAAAATCACAGTGCACTCTCATCTGagctctgggtttgtgtttgttgaagaCAGTAAACAGTTTGCGGATCCTGCTTCATTCAGTCTGTCCCTGCCAGGGAGCTAACAGTAGCCAACCAGCTGTATGTCAATACAAACAGTGCAGATGAATTAATGAACAGTTTTAAAATTCCACCTTGTCTGTGCATAGTTGAAGCAACGGCTACTGGCAGTCCATGTGTAGTTGTATGGAATAGCatttaacaattattttttaaaacatgcataatgaattattttaagtggttacgttttttttattgttcttattcttttcttgtgtttgcaATCAGTGccaaaactttaaaatatgttCAAAGTTAAATCTATAATATGCTTctataaacatttatattcaagGAATCAAGTGATTAAAGTTGAAGTAATTGAAATTTCCCAGGATTAATTCTGTAAAGCTATAATTATTTGTTGTAACTGAATCAAATTGGATCATAAGATCAGTGCTGGTATCCAATACTAATCCTTCTTATAAACAATAACAAGGTAAACTCTGGTATCTAATTTatctcagtttgttttgatAGATGtctgtttatacatttttgtcacCTCCCTCCACAGGAGTTACGAGGGCACCTTGGATGGAGACATGAGTGGTCCAGGGGACATGTATTACTGGGGGGGAGGAGCACCTCTGGCCCAGGGTGAAAGAGGAAGCATGGCATCGTTGGACAGCACACTGAGGAAAGGTCCCGGCCCCAGTGGCTGGCGTCAGCCAGAGCTGCCAGAGGTCATCGCCATGCTCAACTACAGGCTAGACCCTGTCAAGAGCAATGCAGCCGCATACCTGCAGCATCTCACCTATAAGAATGATAAAGTAAGAGATGCTCATATGCAAACACAGCAAAGCTTTTAGCAACTTACAatgttttggcttcaatttGTAGATCAGAAGCAATCATATGTCAGGAGTGTGAGGGTGAAATACACTTGTTTCGGATTAAAGTAAAGTTATGTATGATAGCAAAAAACAGCTGTTCTAAAATGGGAGCGTTTGGATGAAGAGTTTGTTGGATACATCAAACTTTTGATTTAGGGAGTACAGtggaagagtttttttttttataaagttgGAGGTTCGAGAGGTTCAGGAGGATTTTGAATTGAAACTGGTTTCAAATTTAAATGCCTCAAAAGCATCTTTTGAGGCCACTTATCAGTTATTGAGAACAACTATTCAGTGCCACATTTTGGAAAAGTTCAGTCAATGTTGATGGTTAAGAATTAGTATCTATATGAGACCAGAGCTTGATCTCTGAAGTGTAGATGAACTTTACAGATATCAGTGGTGATACAGCATAAGGTAATATTGGGGGAATGTCTTTAACTGCATTCATAGAAGACAAAACTTGTGCAAGACAAGATTTCTTAGTTTTAATCTTAAATAAAAAGAGCTGCAAAAAACTGTATTGATGGGACTTCTTCTAGTTTGCCCACAGAAGTTATTCTTCTTAAAGTATTTTCCACGacataatttataataaacagAAACCTGGACTTTACCTGACCACCATCCACTACTAacatccatccttccttcctctttccagGTGAAAACTGATGTGCGTCGTATGAAAGGCATCCCAGCACTGGTTTCCATGCTTGACAACCCAAACAAAGACGtcagtttgctttttttcctccttgcCTTTCAGTTTATTCTTGACTTTGTTACAAGTGTGCTATGATTGGACTAGGTGGGGCAAAATGAGTCTCAGGGAAACTAGTGAATTTCTTATGTAATACTGACACAATCCATTGGCCTGAGGCGAGTTTTGAGGAGAAGGTGAATGTAATACTCAACCTTAATCTTTGAAGAATGAAAATTGGGAATAAGCATTACGTACCCGACTATTCTTGTTAAATCCTGGAGGTCAACATTTGTGCTAAATTTGGTTTCGACCAAaacattctgtgttttttttaacattttttatggGTCCCTTTcatttagggttagggttgtggTAGCTTTTTGCTGATGTTTGAATGGACATTACCAGACAAACCACATCATGCATTCCACTGTCAGAGCAAAGAAGCCTcttaatttcacatttcatgCTCTACGGCCAAAAACTAGTCTGAAGTCTGGTGTGTGTCGAATGATTTGCTGACTGGGAAAATGGGTCAGACAGCAACTGCATCCACTTGATGTTCTTTTCATGTCTGTTGCGTTTAAGGAACATCATCAAAACCCCTTGCTCTGGAgtttggtgcatgtctgaaagcacctATATTTATTTCACTGAAACGGACCCGATAGCAAGAAGTTAGCGAGCAAGTCATTGAAAAGTCCTCTTCTAGTTTTCAGAAAGTGCACGTCCATGTTTTTTTGGGGCGTAGCTTTGGCGAGAGGGCTGATAGGACGGGGTGGGATGTATCCGttgcatttttttcaaagtgtttccTGCTATTTccagcttttccaggattaccaaccatAGCTTTAATGTAAGGTAACATTGGTTTACAGTGAAGAAATGTGGCCACCTAAATCCCTGTGATAGGGTATGCTTGCATCAGTATCTCATGCCAAGACCCACATAATATATATAGCAGTTTCAAGGCCATGCCAACTATGCCAAATCCATGTATGTGTTATATAGGGCTGCACGCTATTAAGAAAACATGCAATATGCAATAAGGTTGTTTAATATCCCATAACCCTTTaatttggggtcttttcatacatatTTGGACCTTGAAGTAacttttttacagcttttagCGGCTCCGTCAAATctcagttttctctgttttctcttcttcttccgaCAATGATCTAAAGGtctttaatttatcatctaGGGCAGTAGGGCTCCATCTGATCgtccaaatatattgacatgcagagtgtgaagGCTTGGTGCATGAAACACCATTTATTGCAGTTTTTGCTATCTATCGCGCACGTGgatatcgcgatgacgatagATTTTCaatatatcgtgcagcccttGTGTTATAAGTGCTCTCCAAGTGATTATCCATCACGTTTAATCACTCATTAAACTGTTACTTCATTACTGATCCAGGTTCACTACGCAGCCTGTGGAGCACTAAAGAACATCTCTTATGGCAAAGATCAAGAAAACAAGATCGCCATGAAGAACTGTGACGGAGTTCCTGCGCTGACCAGGCTGCTGAGGAAGACCCGTGACCAGGACCTCACTGACACAATCACAGGTTGGAAGCACTTGAAAACACAGTTTATCGtcatatatttgttttcctgcttGTTTCTTTATCATTCCTTCAGTCCTGATGGTAGATTTAGTTGCACGTCTATGTCAATGTCACCATTTGGAGTCTTGTTTCACTCATtacttttttaccagtttttcAATAAGAAGTTTCCTTCAAAGATTACTAATATATCATCTTCTGGATACCTACCTTTCCCAAATTTTTAAAGGATTAATTATAACTTATGGTTGATGTACTCTCATTTGATAAATGATTATCCCAATGTAACTTTCTGAGTCAGACAAAAAACTACAGCAATTCATTTCTTGGTAGGGTATATAAAACATTAGAAAAGGGTTATGGGTCTATCATTAGTTTTTTCCATATTCAACTGAGAATCCAAAATTGGATCTAataccaaaaataaataacggcttgtttttcataatttttgtACTCAAATCCAAAATAGGAAATGAATGGGCCCCAATAGGATAATTCATTTGTCCACTGGTGTAACTTGGAAGTCTCTGTGTCCCTAGGTTTCATAAGAGATTTAATGGACTCCCTCTATTCAGACTGGTttacacacaaatcacaaaatgcAACCATCCATAAGCTTATGTTTTCTAAAGGGAGATTTTTAAAGTGACAGTTGGTGCTGCAAGAATGCTGCATAACTAAACAGGGCGTTTTGAATACTtaaaattctgtatttttcccAGGAACGCTGTGGAACCTGTCGTCTCATGACTCTGTGAAAATGGAAATTGTAGACCATGCACTGCACGCCCTCTCCGACGAGGTGATGGTGCCCCACTCGGGCTGGGAGAAAGGGAGCAACGGAGCAGGAGGCGGCGAGGAGAACTGCAAGCCCCGACACCTCGAGTGGGAGACGGCCCTCACCAACACAGCAGGCTGCCTGAggtagggagggagggatgtaGGTACAGGTGGTATCAGAAGGCAGATTAGAGCTgagagagagctagagagagagagagagagagagagagagagatgccagCTTAACAGATGGATGGAGCTGTGGGATGTATAAGGGAGGAAGGAAGCGATGAAGAGTTGGCCGAgcagaagagaaggaaacacataatggagaggaaagaaaatatttcatgtgAAGCTTTTTGTGCAAAGTGTGGAAACAGTGAGATGACCAACGCCTGATGTGTTTCCCTGTCAGAGTAAACGGTCCCCTACACTTTATAAACATTTCACcttaatgttttaattgttgGGCAGTGAAAGAAAGAATGCATTACATGCCACAGTGCAAAttaaactatgaggtctgactgtctgcacgGATGGTAAACACATTATTGACCCTGGTGCGAGCTTGTGGTAGTTTGTGATAGCGTGACAGCATGAGTGAGCATGTGGAAAAAAAGTGCTGTACAAGCCAAGTAAAAGAcctcttatgttattatgagaagtgtaaaaaatattttggttcATTTTGAAACTGGGACGGGACAAAGAAGAATATGGCGggccgccacagtctagataattaatgggaaacaggACTGTATCATATCTATATAATAACTTCAGTAAAATACACTTTCTGAGTTGAAAGACAAAGGCCAATGAGCAAGAATATCACTTTCAAAATTCTGTTGTGGAATCAGTGCTCTatgtaaccctaacccattgAAATACTTGTGGGCTAAATGTCAGTTATTTATTAAAGAAGAAATTCTGGGTGAATTAAATCGTCCCAGGGATGTGGACGGGTGGAAGAGTTTACAGGGAGGGGGTAAGCAGAGGACACTGGGGCATTGACTTAAACAGTGTAAACAGTGTAAACAGTATGTTCCAGCCTCCAGGTCTGTTATCTGTGCATTCCCCTCGGCCACACGGTTAATTACAGCGTTCACTTGTGGCTGTAGAGAAGTATGTGTGAATAACTTGGTAATCTTGATCATTTGAAAACTTTGGTATTTGCCGAAAGGGTCTGGGCAGTATCATTCACTACACAGTATTACTAGACCTGCATTGTCAGATAAATTCTATAGATTATTACTGAGAATGCACCAACATTATGTTGATCTTGACTCATAAACATGCAGACGTTACTttgtatattataataattgcTCAGGTGCTTGTGGTTCATTGGTTCTTGCTTTTTCTAACCTATTTTTTCGTTTGTACACATTCAACATAATTGCTGATGTCTGTTAGCATCACATATCTAACCATGTAACATGAATATGATCATATGAATACAGCATGGAGAGTTTGAACATAAACAGTAGTTTTTTAAACTTGCTTAAacgaagagagaggagaggtaaCTGGTGTGTGATCTGATAGGTGGCACATTAAAAGGAAAACTTGTTTAAATCCTCAGTTGACAAGTATTGTATTAAAAGATGATTCCGGTAGGTTTTAGCTAAATTGGGtgaaattttattttgtatataaagTCGTGTAAAGCAGTAGATGGGAGACTTGGAACCCgttcagacattttaatgccaggtgtgaacaaaTGTACGTAGAGCTGTTCACTTGTGATCAGCTCTCTGAAAAGGACTTTTCACACCTATAATAAGTAGCTCCCTGTTTCCTCACACATGGCTGACCAAAGTTGATCAGAGGATGAGCAGTTGGCAGACAGAGGTGGGATTATTTGGTGCTTGTGTGTCCGTGAACAGCGGCTCTGTTATTGTGTCGTATCAAAGGTTAATCTAGAGGTAGAAGATCTAACACTGATTAATCCTCCCTCATTGAAGTGCatactttctttctcttcctgtgcGCAGACAGGATTCACTGACAGTGACTTCACCTGACAGTAGAATCatagaaaagtagaaaatgtgGTGGACTATGGCCCTCTCCTGTGCTGCTGTACTGATCTGATTTAGTTTGTATTTGCTATCAGAAATGTTGCAGTGAAGTGAAATGAGTGCCCCCTGCTGTGGAGGGGAATGCGTCCTGTTATTGTGTGAGAGGGCGCGTCTGTCACCAGGAAAAACAGGCCAGCACAAAAGACCAAGGCTGGATGTCTTGAGTTTCCTCCTTCTATGGTCCTTTTTCTTCACGTCCGTTCTGTATCAgtgaatgaagaaataaatggTTTCAATTTTCCATCTATCCACTGCTGTTAGATCTTTTAAGTGGGACCCAAtcacagagagagtgaagaaaTTGGTCCCGAGCTGTAACTTGAACCGAACTCTTTGTAAAGCAGGAGTTTTTAACAGGAGTTTCATTCAAACAGATCTTGGGGGGAGTGTTCAAGCATTGTGTGCAGGAATTCCTTTTGTAGTGACTTGTTTATTTCCCCAGCCGCTAATCcctattttgttttacattcttCTTTCTCATCCTCTCAACTTTCCGCTGGTCTGAAGAAATGTGAGTTCGGAGCGAAGTGAGGCGAGGAGGAAGCTGAGGGAATGCACAGGATTGGTCGATTCGCTTATGTACATCGTCCAATCCCAGATCGATTGTAAAGATGTTGACAATAAGGTTTGTGgatttatttaacattagaCAATTGAAGCATTTTCCCCCTAGTTAtcaattaagttgttttttttaagcaataGAGACTAATAAGTTCaggtattttttaaagaataattgaATTAAGATCCAGTGTATATGTTCCACTGCCAGTAGGTGATTTGGTGTAGTATTAAACTTTGCAGGATTAGTTTCTATTAAGATTAAACAATATTAATTCTTCATTCTTTTTCTCtatcatctctttttttccaccagTTGATAGAGAACAGCATGTGTCTGCTGAGGAACTTGTCCTATCAGGTTCACCGTGAAATCCCTGGCTGTGAGCGCTACCAGGAGGCCGCGCCCATCAACCAGGGCCCTGCCCCCTCCAGCCAGAAGGGCGGCTGCTTCAGCTCCCGCAAGGGCAaaggtaagagagagagaaatgtgctgTATTTGTTTAGTCAGTTGGAGAAAGAATCAGGAttactgtgatgtcactgttgtCAACTCTGTCTTACTCATctaatacagacacacacacacacacacacacacacacacacacacacacacacacacacacacacacacacacacacacacacacacacacacacacacacacacacacacacacacacacacttgcacaaacacacttgcacaaacaaaaccatttgCTTGCACAGGAATGTGAACAATTTCCCCGACTGAGAGGAAGCTCATGCTCTCGCACACTGTGTTTCACTGAGAGTATTGATTACTTTTTCCTCAACTACACAAcccctctctgctgctttgtggTTATTCCAGTattaattataaaatgattttacagTGACAAAGACCATCCCTTAAcattgatattaataataattcagatACTGTGTCCTCCCTTCTggctttctttgtttttgatatgtttcttgttttatttagataaaATGAGGCAGTGtgaaatttgtgtttgttttcattatccatccatctttattgaTTAACAAATTATTGTTGCAGTTTATGAAATGTCAACAgttggaaaatattttttatcacaATTTTCTAGGGACcaatgttttgcattttgtccTGGGAAATGACTGAAAGGATTTATTGATaatctaaatatttatttattctgatgATCAACTAATCACAGCTTTAATATCCtataaaaaagataattattAAGTAACAAGAACACTGAGTTGatggtggattttttttaacagtgatCTCTAAAGAAAATAAGGTCACATTTACTGTTATCGGACTTTTACATGGAGCCAGACTAGATTTTACAATGTTATAAATGAGACAGAATATATAACtactgtgtgagagagaagattCCATCTAAAGAACCTGTTATGCCTCAAACTGAGTGTCCAGAGTGTTAACGATGTGTAATATGAAATTACCTGAACAggtttttgctttgctttgacaccttcacacttggcatgtcaCATAATTGACTGTGTGTGGTGGTAGCAGTGCCTTTGTGATGTAATCAGGTGTTGACTGGGTGCCTCAGTTATGGCTGCTTTGCCCTTATCTTAatgctctctcttcctcctgttttgcCATCCTGTCCCTCTTCATCCcttccttttttctgtcttctctcctctccatgtTTCTCTCGTGTTTTTGCGCTGGGCTACAGATGAGTGGTTTTCCAAAGGTAAGCTCCTTACCTCTGTATGACGGCACTGTGCTTCTGCTGCCTGCTTTTGTTGTAGTAATAGCAGTAGTAGAGTAGCTGTAGCTGAGCTAACAGGTTGGTACTAACATGCACCCTTCTTTCTCACTGTGAGAgaattatattgaaatattcaGATAATTACCTTCATCACTCGTTGGTCGGTTTCTATTTTACTCTGACAATATACATCTAACCACAAAGATAGTTATTTTAAGGCTACAACCACACTACtaagtttttatttgaaaatacatCAACCCTGCTATGGAAATGCCTGACGTCCACTAGAGCGTAGATTGAGGTCTGGACGGACAAAAATGGAGATGTTCAGAAAAAACGACAAAGAAACTcacaactgcttgctgattgggtcttttcggtcacaTTTGCCAGGCTCCTATCACAAGACCCCCTTTCGATAGAAAACAATTGGCATCAGCCTCGGCTACCACTGTAGAACGCAACATTGATAATCACttacagctgttgtgcagttaaatgcTGCATTTAAATTTAGACAGGGATTAAGACTGATTTCAAATGAAtacgtagtagtatggatgtagactgacagtaaatacagttctccaaaataataatgataaatctatcatatcttttttattttatgtgctTGTAAGACTGTAATGTTGCTGCTTGCTTCCAGGTAGGAAAGATGAGGATGCAGCTTCAGATGTGATAGACATTCCAAAGAGGACCACGCCTGCTAAAGGTAAAGACTGGATCCGTTAACACGTTCACTGTATATATTGTACCAGGGAAAATAAATAAGCAGGTGCTAATAACCCTCAtgttccttctgtctctcttctatACTTGTCTTCccttctgtttcttctgcttATTTTTCACCAATCACTCCTTATGTCTTTACTCTCCACACTtcccctccttctccacctgttctccacgCACTCTCCCTCGTTTCCTGTAGGCTACGAGCTGTTGTACCAGCCAGAGGTGGTCCGCATCTATACCTCTCTGCTAAAGGAGTCTAAGAACCCCACTGTGCTGGAAGCATCGGCTGGAGCTGTTCAGAACCTGTGTGCCGGCCGCTGGACTGTAAGAACAACTATctgccttttttcttctttttttttttcagagcacCATCGCTCCCTGTGCTGAGTAACTATTGTCCCAGATTGAGGGAATTAGAGCAAACATGAATGACAATGCACGACTCTGGCTGCGTTCTCCAGGAACAAACAGAGCTTAGACAATATCATGTAATTTTTGGAAATGGAGTAAGGCATTAATACGCAGCATTTACCCATGACGTTGCTTCTACTTTTGACTTTGAACATCCAAATGTTTttggagaggaaaaaataaataataaaaatcttttGAATATTGTAAAAGCAGGTAAGTTAAGTCATAAATACTCTTTTAGTGGTTAAATCTGCTGCACGCAATTAGTGGGAGACACAATAATCCAGGAAAAGGAGTTTGAAATATTACTTAATACTTGCCGACCTCCAGTATTAATACTGTGTAATCATTCAGGTTTCTTTTGATATGATCATCTACAAAATGCTGTAAATGTGCTGTTTAATTTTAAAGCTATTATTGCAAATTTAGTCAAAGATGGTGCTTTGTGCACCTCTTTCCATAGTTAT harbors:
- the ctnnd1 gene encoding catenin delta-1 isoform X6 → MEQCASTASLLASVREQERQFEMLSRALEDERRSCAGTLPRPLPNMQNGRIPCNADIERLTLNEGYINGTHHFRMEPGQVMQETYTVEEEPQESQPVVSVTSEDGTTRRTETTVKKVVKTTTTRTVIPSVSDTLSLDGGGSVTGMGGYTTPMDRVYRPPPSGGMPMDYPTHTVPRNYHYGPPGGYDDYRSGPPSETYASLSRGAHMDDRYRPVHPDGYRTLDPSYRATSRNQLDPYAAQPQVGRMGSAMELSSLPRFVPEPYGLEDDQRSMGYDEPDYGMGHPMHYSTVPRNPHVFPHGPPRRAGSYEGTLDGDMSGPGDMYYWGGGAPLAQGERGSMASLDSTLRKGPGPSGWRQPELPEVIAMLNYRLDPVKSNAAAYLQHLTYKNDKVKTDVRRMKGIPALVSMLDNPNKDVHYAACGALKNISYGKDQENKIAMKNCDGVPALTRLLRKTRDQDLTDTITGTLWNLSSHDSVKMEIVDHALHALSDEVMVPHSGWEKGSNGAGGGEENCKPRHLEWETALTNTAGCLRNVSSERSEARRKLRECTGLVDSLMYIVQSQIDCKDVDNKLIENSMCLLRNLSYQVHREIPGCERYQEAAPINQGPAPSSQKGGCFSSRKGKDEWFSKGRKDEDAASDVIDIPKRTTPAKGYELLYQPEVVRIYTSLLKESKNPTVLEASAGAVQNLCAGRWTYGRYIRALLRQEKGLPMMTELLAHGNDRVVRAMSGALRNMAIDARNRDLLGKHAVPHLVANLPGGGQSQPVRALSEETVVSVLSTLHEVLGSSLEAAKILRASQGIERLVLINKDGNRSEREVRGAGLVLQTVWGYKELRRTLEKDGWKKTDFMVNLNPPSNNSRANGGYEDSTLPLIDKGGKGDRDMIPMNDLGPDAYSTLDQRGRRNTLDNTLEPADKDAVQGGMYGERQASLPLMDSYDG
- the ctnnd1 gene encoding catenin delta-1 isoform X5; the protein is MCSFCVACVETRSLLFQPLSLGVVCQVEQGDTGLAAVVVEQQRGTRARTCCNGRIPCNADIERLTLNEGYINGTHHFRMEPGQVMQETYTVEEEPQESQPVVSVTSEDGTTRRTETTVKKVVKTTTTRTVIPSVSDTLSLDGGGSVTGMGGYTTPMDRVYRPPPSGGMPMDYPTHTVPRNYHYGPPGGYDDYRSGPPSETYASLSRGAHMDDRYRPVHPDGYRTLDPSYRATSRNQLDPYAAQPQVGRMGSAMELSSLPRFVPEPYGLEDDQRSMGYDEPDYGMGHPMHYSTVPRNPHVFPHGPPRRAGSYEGTLDGDMSGPGDMYYWGGGAPLAQGERGSMASLDSTLRKGPGPSGWRQPELPEVIAMLNYRLDPVKSNAAAYLQHLTYKNDKVKTDVRRMKGIPALVSMLDNPNKDVHYAACGALKNISYGKDQENKIAMKNCDGVPALTRLLRKTRDQDLTDTITGTLWNLSSHDSVKMEIVDHALHALSDEVMVPHSGWEKGSNGAGGGEENCKPRHLEWETALTNTAGCLRNVSSERSEARRKLRECTGLVDSLMYIVQSQIDCKDVDNKLIENSMCLLRNLSYQVHREIPGCERYQEAAPINQGPAPSSQKGGCFSSRKGKDEWFSKGRKDEDAASDVIDIPKRTTPAKGYELLYQPEVVRIYTSLLKESKNPTVLEASAGAVQNLCAGRWTYGRYIRALLRQEKGLPMMTELLAHGNDRVVRAMSGALRNMAIDARNRDLLGKHAVPHLVANLPGGGQSQPVRALSEETVVSVLSTLHEVLGSSLEAAKILRASQGIERLVLINKDGNRSEREVRGAGLVLQTVWGYKELRRTLEKDGWKKTDFMVNLNPPSNNSRANGGYEDSTLPLIDKGGKGDRDMIPMNDLGPDAYSTLDQRGRRNTLDNTLEPADKDAVQGGMYGERQASLPLMDSYDG